A genomic window from Montipora capricornis isolate CH-2021 chromosome 8, ASM3666992v2, whole genome shotgun sequence includes:
- the LOC138014011 gene encoding craniofacial development protein 2-like, which translates to MTENRTPKHMQLTIGSWNVRTLMDNTNTDRPERRTALVAREFSRYNIDMTALSETRRAGEGQLTEPTGGYSFFCSGRNEEDLRVAGVGFAIKKRLGINERLITLQVPLKYGRSHTLVSVYAPTMTNSNDIKDKFYEDLDATISSVPKPNKLLVLGDFNARVGHDHTTCLNIIGHHSIGSCNSNSLLLLKTCAIHKLLNTNRVYRLPLRNKTTWMHPCSKHWHLMDYIVTRQCDRQDIRVTKSKCGAECWTDHRLIVSKLNMSMKPKRRAQGTIRS; encoded by the coding sequence ATGACAGAGAATAGAACACCAAAACACATGCAACTTACAATTGGCTCCTGGAACGTAAGAACACTCATGGACAATACCAATACAGACAGGCCTGAGAGAAGAACAGCACTTGTGGCCAGAGAATTTAGCAGATATAACATCGACATGACAGCACTTTCTGAGACAAGACGAGCAGGAGAAGGCCAGCTCACTGAACCAACTGGTGGGTACTCATTCTTCTGCAGTGGTCGCAATGAAGAAGATCTTCGCGTGGCAGGTGTGGGTTTTGCCATCAAGAAACGCTTGGGAATAAATGAACGCCTCATTACTTTACAAGTCCCGCTCAAATATGGCCGTTCCCATACACTTGTAAGCGTCTATGCTCCAACCATGACCAACTCAAATGATATCAAAGATAAATTCTATGAAGACCTAGATGCCACCATATCCAGTGTTCCTAAACCCAACAAGCTCCTCGTCCTTGGAGACTTCAATGCCCGAGTGGGTCACGATCATACCACCTGCCTGAACATCATTGGCCATCATAGCATAGGCAGTTGCAACTCCAATAGCTTATTACTGCTCAAGACCTGTGCAATACACAAACTACTCAACACCAACAGAGTCTATCGCTTGCCTCTGCGTAACAAAACAACTTGGATGCACCCCTGCTCCAAGCATTGGCATCTCATGGATTACATCGTCACAAGACAGTGCGATAGACAGGACATTAGAGTTACCAAATCCAAGTGTGGTGCAGAATGTTGGACAGATCACAGACTCATCGTGTCCAAACTCAACATGTCTATGAAACCCAAAAGGCGCGCACAGGGTACTATAAGAAGTTGA
- the LOC138059595 gene encoding HORMA domain-containing protein 1-like isoform X3, with translation MATAQAIREQEKTWSSIFPSQQVTEQQSALFVKKLLAVAVSSITYLRTIFPEHAFGDRCLEDLNLKILKDDSACPGACQVIQWIKGCFDALDKKYLRMIIIGIYGDAEDPDTVIESYTFKFSYVDKEVSVFRNGNKIASAHTERDTKKATIRLLRTIILLSQTLTSLPDDVMMTMKLLYYDEVTPSDYEPPGFKQTGNDFFFFVEEPLNIKVGDVSTPFHTWSKAANKN, from the exons ATGGCAACAGCTCAGGCGATACGGGAGCAGGAGAAAACA TGGTCAAGTATTTTCCCCTCTCAACAAGTTACAGAGCAACAGTCAGCCTTGTTTGTGAAAAAGCTCCTGGCAGTTGCT gtCTCCAGTATTACTTATCTCAG AACCATATTCCCAGAGCACGCTTTTGGAGACAGATGTTTAGAGG ATCTTAATTTAAAAATCCTGAAGGATGACAGTGCTTGCCCTGGAGCATGTCAAGTCATACAGTG GATAAAAGGTTGCTTTGATGCTCTTGATAAGAAATAT CTGCGAATGATAATCATTGGT ATTTATGGTGATGCTGAGGACCCAGAC ACTGTTATAGAATCTTACACCTTTAAG TTTTCTTATGTGGACAAAGAAGTCAGTGTCTTCAG GAATGGAAACAAGATTGCAAGTGCTCATACAGAAAGAGATACTAAAAAGGCAACCATACGTTTGCTGCG GACAATAATTCTACTCAGTCAAACTTTGACATCACTACCAG ATGATGTTATGATGACAATGAAATTACTTTACTATGATGAGG ttacACCATCAGACTATGAACCTCCAGGCTTCAAG CAAAcaggaaatgatttctttttctttgtggaGGAGCCCCTTAATATCAAAGTTGGAGATGTGTCAACG CCATTTCACACGTGG AGTAAAGCTGCGAATAAAAACTGA